One window of Triplophysa rosa linkage group LG8, Trosa_1v2, whole genome shotgun sequence genomic DNA carries:
- the id4 gene encoding DNA-binding protein inhibitor ID-4 — protein sequence MKASAPVRPHKVSSSCSQLSLRNLSERSQCKMEEEDLFCLQYDMNDCYSRLKRLVPTIPQDKKVSKVEILQHVIDYILDLQLALETHPALLKQTSPPASTRTPLTQINTEQRTTGVNKEDSILCR from the exons atgAAGGCCAGCGCACCGGTTCGCCCTCATAAGGTTTCTTCAAGCTGCAGTCAGCTCTCCTTGCGAAATTTGTCGGAGCGCAGCCAGTGCAAAATGGAAGAGGAGGATCTTTTCTGTCTGCAGTACGACATGAACGACTGCTACAGCCGACTGAAGCGCCTGGTGCCCACTATTCCGCAGGATAAGAAAGTCAGTAAAGTGGAGATCCTCCAGCATGTCATTGACTATATCCTGGACCTGCAGCTGGCGTTGGAGACGCACCCAGCTCTACTGAAACAGACGAGCCCACCCGCCTCCACACGGACCCCTCTCACACAAATCAACACAGAGCAG AGGACGACGGGTGTCAATAAGGAAGACTCGATTTTGTGTCGCTGA